Within the Phaseolus vulgaris cultivar G19833 chromosome 9, P. vulgaris v2.0, whole genome shotgun sequence genome, the region attattaaatgaaaactaattttagagatcaattattaattaattattattcgagtaaattagatattattttataaactaaaaaatataagtacctaaattagtttattattaataaaaaattacaaaatagtctttaaattggtatctaactttatctatcaagattttagttattaactactttatattctagaTGAGTGTCTATTAGTTTGTTTAGAGATCAATTTAGAACttgaaatattagtagttaaaatctacgtagttaattaatatataaatttagaaactattttataattttttattaataataaaaattactttagatatcaataatttgttagtatctaatttagttaatataatgactaattatttttttttctctaaaattgataattatttattgattttctcATAGTgttatatttttagattattatttatctttttattattatatcaaaataaatatactgtattttcattttaaaaaatgagaaaaaaaataaagaaacacaATATAAGGAATACAAAGTGTTAAAAAAATAAGgatattattaattttcatattaatttttaaaaaatgctagataacaataaaaaagctgaaaaaacttcCATAATATATATAGAGAATTTAGTATTTATTCATAGATTACTCCAATTAGGGCATAAATAATGTACATTAGGGTTTATACTTGGGAGAGACTAAAAAAGCATAACATTTATCTCACATGTTTGAAACAAAAACACTCTATTTGAAAAAGATTTGAAACACTCTCTATATAAAAAGGATTTGAAACACTCTCTATTTGAATTAACTAATTGAGTTTAGGTTTTGAtagtttgaaaatatgaaacaaTAATGGAGAAAAAGAAGGTGAAATAATGAAAACTAGGTGGCCCAGTGTTCCCTCTGATGTGACTGGTTATTTGGCTGAGAGATGAGTGGTTCATGTTGCATCCCTTCTTCCAATCTCTTCTCTGAAACTTTTCTTCCACCATTTCTGTAGATGCAATATAACCCTAATTGCATGGCCCCCAGCAAAAATCCAGTTCCATTTGGCACCTTTTGTTTGCATGCAACAAACTAGTGATTACTACTTCAAGGAAAAAAAGTGTTTTCTAATTTCTTTTCTATATAAGTATGATAATATCCATATCTTTTACAAGTTCTGAATATTGTACACTTCACAAAATGAGTAATAGTTTAATGATTATCTATGGTGAAGAATCAGATTTTATTCATTAACATTTCAATAAACATATTGAATAAGAATTAATTTTgtggaaaaaatattatttatgatatattcactataaaaaattattaaataaaaattagttttagagaaaaaataattaattagatattattttatagactaaaaaatttattagtatttaaaataatttttttattattaaaatttataaactattttttaaattgatttattaGTGACCAATTCCTTAAACTTgaagattattattattcaatctCTAAGAATAATTTTCTTCTAGTATTatatatttagaaataaaagtttctattatattttagatagtcattataaaaattaagaaatttatGAGATGTGAGTATTTATGATTGGAATATTAAAGATCTTATAGTGAAATTAAATTTATGAGAGAATGCAAAACTTACCCCAAGGATAACATCACGAACAAGAACAGCATACAACAACCAAACGCCACCGtttagaaagaagaaaaaggaaagcAAGAATGGCATGTATTCCACACTTTTTGTTGTGACTACTGTTTTCTGAAAAATAAAGAGTATATGTATAAGAAGACAAgagttaaaaaaagaaaagaaaaatcaaattagaaagtaaagaaaaaaaaagcattcATTTTTTACATAAAGTTTCATAAAATAGTTCATATTTGCATGGTGTAGGTAAGACAAAGAGGAAAATTTGTAAGCCAGATAATAAATTATCTAATTGAATACATGTTTCAACCTAGATGGACACATTATAGCCACAAAGAAAGAaggatatttatttttttgtttaattgggagttataattaaaatgtataaaataaataatgtcttgttttttttttttaagaatgatattttttttaataaaaatggcaATGGTAATTGATGTCCCATtttaaaaatctcaaataaaaaactatttttcttaaaataaaaaaattacacactCCCTTTTAATTTTCCTTCAAATTATTGGTCCCAATAAATCTCAAGTGGGAGAAAAAAagatggagttttttttttcttatttgaggttttttttaaaaaaaatacctaaATCTTAATGATGAGGAATGTACAAATTGTTGTTAAAATAGGTTTTAAACAGCTCTATATAATGAGAATGTGAATTTAAAGTTTAACTTAATGTCATAAAATCGACTTTTCAGATAAGATTTACACTCacttataaaaaatgaaataatttaatctTTAGTACGATGTTCAAAAATATCtctcataattattttttttcatatagttTTTTATTCATGTTGCAAGTAGTGGGTGGAATGTTATTTTATCACGTGCTGGATCTAATTGAAGAAATGCCATGATTGATGGGCCAGTGGGAGATGCTCTTGAGAAAAAATCAGCCCTGTGGGACACTAGCTAGGTCAATATCATAAACAAGAAGATGAGAGAAACAGTATCACGGACAAGGACATTTTGGAAGTTTTCTAAACTCTAAATACATATTACATATTACATATAGGTGTGtgtgaatattaattaattacatgTAAGTTTGAATTTGTATGTAAATTTTGGATATTAATTAATGTGTATGAATTCAAGAAACTAGAGATTTTGATTCTGATAGAAAACTAGATTTGGTGAAACTTACCATGACAGAAAGAGGTGAAGAATACATGACAATGTTCAAACCTGCTCCCATAACACCAACAGCACCACTACGACCATCTCCCTGCAAAGCTAGCAGAGTTGTAGCTACTGCTGCTGCAAAGATCACCACATCCAAAATCACAGCCAGAATCGCAGTTCTAACCTGAAATTGAATCAAATCAATATATCAAGTGATGAACTATGAAGAAACAGGCTTATTTATATAGTAAATAAGgctttaaaaacaaataatgttGATCATTGTCCATAAGAACTTATTTACCGTATATCGCGCAAATtactaaaatataataaaaaattttaagAATGAGAACTAGCAAGTTACACTTAAAAGAGTAGCTTAAAAATGAACAGTGTTGATTTTCTAAGATGTGAGTGATCACTGTTTATAAAAAGTTATCCGAATGTATTGCGCAAATCTCTCCAGATATATCAGGAACTTTTCAGAAAATTTTGAGAATGAAAACTAACA harbors:
- the LOC137821919 gene encoding bidirectional sugar transporter SWEET17-like, which translates into the protein MEDASFIFGVIGNIISILMFLSPVPTFWKIIKQKSTEDFSSLPYICTLLNCSLWTYYGTIKPGEYLVATVNGFGILVEIIYIILFLIYAQKSIRVRTAILAVILDVVIFAAAVATTLLALQGDGRSGAVGVMGAGLNIVMYSSPLSVMKTVVTTKSVEYMPFLLSFFFFLNGGVWLLYAVLVRDVILGVPNGTGFLLGAMQLGLYCIYRNGGRKVSEKRLEEGMQHEPLISQPNNQSHQREHWAT